The Vigna angularis cultivar LongXiaoDou No.4 chromosome 6, ASM1680809v1, whole genome shotgun sequence genome contains the following window.
aaaataaaaaagtgaaaaatgaaacgaaaaataaaagtgtttaGATAAATGGTgaataatataatgataatgatatgAATGTGAGTAATGTAATAGAAAGTAGTGGTGGAACCCAATAACTTAAAAACGTCTTCTCCGTATCTCCCTCGTGCCTCCTTTTTTAGTGTCTTTTcctttacttaaaaaaaatattcttagaaTTGTTCTTGCTAAGGTATATTTGTTGTTTTGTCCATTTCAAGCATTGTCTCGTTTAATAGTGGAATAGTGATTCATCTCTAGCTAAGTTAATAGTCGCTAGCCCATTCAGTGTAGTGCTTAATAAGCAATTTGGTTGATTACAATCAGCATTTAATCGGTATTTAAACTCACTGCATAGTTGCACTTATTCGGATAAAATATTATTGGTGTTTTGGCATAGGATCTAATATTGGttaaatcttatttaatttcattaattaatatggaataatcttatttttctttgttgtgtatcatatatgtatattaattGAGCCTTATGAAATTGATAAGTGAGGTCTTAGTAAGTAGTTTAGTGGGTACATTCCAGAATAAATAGATACTCCATCCCGACAAATATAAGCAAAAAAAGTATTGTTGAGTCAActtcttttaaatcattttaatttctacACTTTACTTCCAATATATACCACCATAAGCTAATTTATGTCCATTATGATGCTTATGCTCCATTCACTTACTAGGTGTTTACTCTtgatatctttttttctttctcaaaatattcaatatttgttCTCTTTAACTTGATGAAAAATTACATcgtgtttttttaatatgtagtaaatatattaaattttctctttaacttgtaatttagtttataccttatttaaaaattcataaaatatattttttaaatattcacgAGTTGAAAATGGGTATCCAACGGGTACCCGCGGTTTGAAAAAATCCgcatgttttttttatgcaggTATCCAGCGGGTCGGGTTGCATGTACGATTTTTGCATACGGGTTGAGTTGCGTGTAGGCACTATTCGTGCCCGATCCGACCCATTGACATCCCTATGTCCACTGTTGTTTGTAGTTGTTCCTTGTTGTTTGTTACCGTCAGAGACACTGTTTGCCATTGAATTTTGTCCTCCTGCGCCTCGGTCCATTGTCACATGTTGTCCAAACACAATATTGCCCTAGGTGCATGTGTCTCATGCGCCTTTCTGTGGTCGGAATCTTCTTGGACCACCACAATCTAACTCATTAGAGCTTTCTGAACCCGCTTATGCTCTCTGCTATCTGTTCTGGGAGCATTTGGTGTGTCTTCAATGTTAATCTCGACTTCTCTTACTTGAATTCTTACTATATTCATCATACGACAAAAAGTATTCCAATATCAAAGTCAACAAAGATTTGGTTAGCGCATCAATAAATGCCTAATAAATTCAATTACTTACTTCATTATCTCAAACTTAGATTTATAGATTTCAGAATCAATTTAGATTACAAACAATCTAATCACGACCCAATTGATAATGATCATACTTTGGTGTAAGATAATTACCATCAAgcttaattattgtttaaggATGACCGATAATGATCATACTTTGGTGTAAGATAATTACCATCAAgcttaattattgtttaaggATGACCCCTCTGTGCATAGGGTCCTACTGTTTGATCTTTGTCCTACTTTGGTTTATTCCTTTCAAGTTAATATTAGAGCTCTCAATCTTGGGAGTCCTTCCGCATTTCTTCTTTATTGTCTTAGTTACGGTTGATTTTAGGATTGCCTGAACTATACCCATTCCCTTTTAATATTGGGGTTGGTTGAAGTGAATCCAGCTTGTGGTTTTATTGTTGCTGCTGCATCGTCTACAGGAGTTGTTGCCAAAATTTTTGCTGAAGCCAACACCGAACCTTTTGCCGGTACAATTACAGAGCTTCCACCATTGTCATCGCCAAAATTGTTGCTACTGTTGCCAAAAATTGTTGCTCACTCAAGTTATGATCTTCATGGGGTATCGACAAGCACTTCCTTGGAGATAGAAGTATCTTACTCAAAGAAGCTCATCTTTATCTCTCAAAGAAAGTATGCTTTTGATATTTCTAAAGAAATAATATTGTAAGACCACTAGAGTTTcaatagaacaaaaaaaaagttcaaactGATACTcacatcaaataatttttttattaattgacaTCAACTAAAACGAATATATATGATTTACAAATAagtatataagaataaaatataaacctGCTTCATCTTGCACATGTCAAGTGAGAAGACAAGAATTGAACCCTAAATCTCTCGGGCTAAACCAGGAGACTACCAAACTGGTGACAAGCAAATGCCtcattttaacttttcaaaatgaCCGACGCAAGATTTGAATGATAAAAGATCACATCCTTGTTGAcatgaaaatgaagttttctATAAAGAAGGAGTGGGATAAATTGTCAATCCCGCATACCAAGTTCCACCTCaagttcatcatcttcttcaaacAGCTTCAGAAGACGAGCATGctgctcttctctcttcttcctttgccataatttgaaaagaaaaacacagaATGCTATGACAGTCACCATTCCAAGGCATATAATAACTATCCTGAGCCCCACAGAGCTTCTTGAAGCATGATGATTCACATCTTCATTCTCATTTTTGGCATCTGAAGGGTTGTTGTCTAGGCCTTCAAGGACACAAAATTTTCATAAGCCACCGATATTAGAGGCAGGGGACTCTCCTGCTTTCttgtaagaaattaaaatagatCAATGGATTAAAAGAATTTGTTCATTCACAGGTATATGATACATAAAGTTACAAATGTAGTAACACAGGGCAAAGGCTAAATTGCTAGATTTAACTAACTTGTAAAAGGGGGAATTTCAAGAgctgttaatattttattctcatGTCCTCTACCATACGCAGCCAGCTATCCAAAATGAACGGCAAGGATTCCTAATCAGCGTAACACCAGAGATAATTTCCTTGGCAAAACCTAATTACTATCTGCACTTTACCTCGGTAGCTTTGTTCACAGTGATAACCAAACGATGCAAATGATCAGAATATCCACATAGAACACTTgttctatttcattttattgCACAGAAAACCCTATAAATCATAAATTGTTCTATACTCTCAAATCAGCGTTCATAGAATTCTCTCCTAACAGCAAGACGCAAATTCAAGGAAAAGAGTAAGAGATACCCGAAAGGAGTTGCAGATGCAGAGAAATCAAGGCCAGGAGAAATGGGTTTCGCAGAGATCTTCGGAATAGCATCGTGACTCACTTCTGTTCTCTTCTCTCTGcgcctctctctctctcaacaaATCTAGTTGAGACGTAACTTCAACTATTTCAATTTTCACAACTGCGATCCAACATCAGACCGTCAGCTAAGTTAATTTCCCTTTACCTTCTCTACTTTACTACCTGTACCTAGTTTTTTAACCTCCATGAATTTTGTAATTTCTCTTTACATATACCAGTACCACCATTAGCAATGCTTTCTATGTTACgttattttataaatgagtgctaaa
Protein-coding sequences here:
- the LOC108342255 gene encoding uncharacterized protein LOC108342255, with amino-acid sequence MLFRRSLRNPFLLALISLHLQLLSGLDNNPSDAKNENEDVNHHASRSSVGLRIVIICLGMVTVIAFCVFLFKLWQRKKREEQHARLLKLFEEDDELEVELGMRD